The following are encoded together in the Triticum dicoccoides isolate Atlit2015 ecotype Zavitan chromosome 6B, WEW_v2.0, whole genome shotgun sequence genome:
- the LOC119323104 gene encoding BTB/POZ and MATH domain-containing protein 2-like, producing MAFAGASLVANGMLCASTKSAVDSGADSGYHMLVVEGYSRTKETTPNGKWIGSRPFIVGGRRWTIDYSPNGDNSEDEEFISVLLVLDDDIKQSVKVQYVLSFIDQPELRVPKHIRQSEPVCFYKQCDVHGQFRFMKRESHFGDLLLSKEGADITFEVGGDKFAAHRCVLAARSAVFKAQLSGAKDKSSVVKISDIKADVFAGLLTFIYTDAVPEFVDMEADDDDDEVIYATRLLQFLEAAERYDLQRLKSICEEKLAGFICAKTVADIIVVAEQRQCCGLKKACLEFIKADPSLHAAFAAGGLGQITGTRSPSLLKRLLSKFGLLKL from the exons ATGGCTTTCGCTGGCGCATCTCTCGTCGCCAACGGCATGCTGTGCGCCTCCACCAAGTCGGCCGTCGACTCCGGCGCCGACAGCGGGTATCACATGCTAGTTGTCGAAGGCTACTCGCGCACTAAAGAGACAACTCCCAACGGCAAGTGGATCGGGTCTCGTCCTTTCATTGTTGGAGGCCGTCGCTGGACCATCGACTACAGCCCTAATGGCGATAACTCGGAAGATGAAGAATTTATATCGGTTTTGCTTGTCCTTGACGACGACATCAAGCAGAGCGTGAAGGTTCAGTATGTCTTAAGTTTCATCGACCAGCCTGAGTTGCGGGTGCCAAAGCACATACGCCAAAGTGAACCAGTTTGCTTCTACAAACAATGTGATGTTCATGGCCAGTTTAGATTCATGAAAAGGGAG AGCCATTTTGGCGATCTCCTCCTGAGCAAGGAGGGTGCTGACATTACGTTTGAGGTTGGCGGCGACAAGTTTGCTGCACACCGGTGCGTGCTTGCAGCCCGATCCGCCGTCTTCAAGGCACAGCTCTCTGGTGCCAAGGATAAATCGAGTGTCGTCAAGATAAGCGACATCAAAGCCGACGTCTTCGCGGGCTTGCTTACTTTCATCTACACTGATGCAGTGCCCGAATTTGTTGACATGGAAgcagacgatgacgatgatgaagttATATATGCAACTCGGCTGCTGCAGTTCCTCGAAGCTGCGGAAAGATATGATCTCCAGAGGCTCAAATCGATCTGTGAAGAGAAGTTGGCCGGTTTCATATGCGCAAAAACTGTGGCAGACATCATTGTCGTGGCTGAGCAGAGACAGTGCTGTGGGTTGAAGAAGGCCTGCTTGGAGTTCATCAAAGCCGACCCAAGTTTACACGCAGCTTTCGCGGCTGGTGGCCTGGGGCAGATAACCGGGACCCGTAGTCCCTCCCTTCTCAAGCGGCTGCTCTCCAAGTTCGGTTTGCTGAAACTCTAA